One stretch of Streptomyces agglomeratus DNA includes these proteins:
- a CDS encoding DUF2771 domain-containing protein has protein sequence MTVALLSGKARRTATVIGAVSAGLLVLSACDKPTPLATVTVGTDSVNTEAACYNDGSAIKESLLQGCLNKKAEKTVKVAMDDKVRFGVDPEIADKGWTLFINGQQAEQEPFKKTYRTIPGSAFFAQQQQQQPGAPSPDEAQVSVVETKGKKLTGIWHFKLEKTS, from the coding sequence ATGACCGTTGCGCTCCTCTCTGGTAAGGCCCGCCGCACCGCCACCGTGATCGGTGCCGTGTCGGCCGGACTCCTCGTCCTGTCCGCCTGCGACAAGCCGACACCGCTCGCGACCGTGACGGTCGGCACGGACTCGGTGAACACCGAGGCCGCCTGCTACAACGACGGCTCCGCGATCAAGGAATCCCTGCTCCAGGGCTGCCTGAACAAGAAGGCCGAGAAGACCGTCAAGGTCGCCATGGACGACAAAGTCCGCTTCGGCGTGGACCCCGAGATCGCCGACAAGGGCTGGACGCTCTTCATCAACGGCCAGCAGGCCGAGCAGGAGCCGTTCAAGAAGACCTACCGGACCATCCCGGGCAGCGCCTTCTTCGCCCAGCAGCAACAGCAGCAGCCGGGCGCGCCGAGCCCCGACGAGGCGCAGGTCAGCGTCGTCGAGACGAAGGGCAAGAAGCTCACGGGTATCTGGCACTTCAAGCTGGAGAAGACCTCCTGA
- a CDS encoding cold-shock protein: protein MPTGKVKWFNSEKGFGFLSRDDGGDVFVHSSVLPAGVDALKPGQRVEFGVVAGQRGDQALSVTILDPTPSVAAAQRRKPDELASIVQDLTTLLENITPALERGRYPDKAAGAKIAGLLRAVADQLDV, encoded by the coding sequence GTGCCTACCGGCAAGGTCAAGTGGTTCAACAGTGAGAAGGGCTTCGGCTTCCTCTCCCGCGACGACGGCGGCGACGTCTTCGTTCACTCGTCGGTGCTCCCTGCCGGAGTCGACGCACTCAAGCCCGGCCAGCGCGTCGAATTCGGCGTCGTGGCGGGCCAGCGCGGCGACCAGGCGCTCTCCGTGACGATCCTCGACCCGACCCCGTCCGTCGCCGCCGCGCAGCGCCGCAAACCCGACGAACTCGCGTCGATCGTGCAGGACCTGACGACCCTTCTGGAGAACATCACCCCGGCCCTGGAGCGCGGCCGCTACCCCGACAAGGCGGCGGGCGCCAAGATCGCCGGCCTGCTGCGCGCGGTGGCCGACCAGCTCGACGTGTGA
- a CDS encoding futalosine hydrolase, which yields MRVLVVTAVPAERDAVTRALGPGPGDIDVIAAGVGPAAAAAGTATALALASATRPYALVISAGIGGGFHPVAPLASLVVADAIVAADLGAETPDGYLPVTALGFGAVEHLPPASLVRAVAGATGALTGTVLTVSTVTGSAARAAELRGRHAYAAAEAMEGSGVAEAAALHGVPVMEIRAVSNAVGPRDRAAWRIGDALDALAGAFGKLVPVLERWDEDDDH from the coding sequence ATGCGTGTACTGGTCGTGACCGCGGTTCCCGCAGAGCGGGACGCGGTCACGCGCGCGTTGGGGCCCGGACCGGGTGACATCGACGTGATCGCCGCCGGGGTGGGTCCCGCCGCGGCGGCCGCCGGGACCGCGACCGCGCTGGCCCTGGCGTCCGCGACGCGCCCGTACGCTCTGGTGATCTCCGCGGGGATCGGCGGCGGCTTCCACCCGGTGGCCCCGCTCGCCTCCCTCGTCGTCGCCGACGCGATCGTCGCCGCCGATCTGGGCGCCGAGACCCCCGACGGCTACCTCCCGGTGACCGCCCTCGGCTTCGGCGCCGTGGAGCACCTGCCGCCCGCCTCTCTCGTACGGGCCGTGGCCGGCGCGACCGGCGCGCTCACCGGCACCGTGCTGACCGTGTCCACCGTGACGGGCTCCGCCGCCCGCGCCGCCGAGCTGCGCGGACGGCACGCGTACGCCGCCGCCGAGGCCATGGAGGGGTCCGGGGTCGCGGAGGCCGCCGCCCTGCACGGCGTGCCGGTGATGGAGATCCGTGCGGTGTCGAACGCCGTGGGGCCCCGCGACCGGGCGGCCTGGCGCATCGGGGACGCGCTGGACGCGCTCGCCGGGGCGTTCGGGAAGCTCGTGCCCGTACTCGAACGTTGGGATGAGGACGATGACCACTGA
- a CDS encoding HAD family hydrolase: protein MAGMPSHSETPTFPLTVGFDLDMTLIDSRPGIKAAYEALAAETGVHIDADLAVTRLGPPLERELAFWFPEEHIQEMGDRYREIYPTYAITPTPALPGAREAVTAVRAAGGRAIVVTAKHEPNAKLHLAHLGIEPDAVIGWLWAEAKAEALREHGASVYVGDHLGDVRGARAAGALSVAVPTGPCDAAELREAGADVILDDLTAFPAWLAGYCETVAARA, encoded by the coding sequence ATGGCCGGTATGCCTTCGCACTCCGAGACGCCGACGTTCCCCCTGACGGTCGGCTTCGACCTCGACATGACGCTCATCGATTCCCGGCCGGGCATCAAGGCCGCGTACGAGGCGCTCGCCGCCGAGACCGGCGTGCACATCGACGCCGACCTGGCGGTCACCCGGCTGGGTCCGCCGCTGGAACGGGAACTGGCGTTCTGGTTCCCCGAGGAGCACATCCAGGAAATGGGCGACCGTTACCGCGAGATCTATCCGACGTACGCGATCACGCCAACTCCCGCGCTGCCCGGAGCCCGCGAGGCGGTGACCGCGGTACGGGCGGCGGGCGGCCGGGCGATCGTCGTCACGGCCAAGCACGAGCCGAACGCCAAGCTCCACCTCGCGCACCTCGGCATCGAGCCGGACGCGGTCATCGGCTGGCTGTGGGCGGAGGCCAAGGCGGAGGCGCTGCGCGAGCACGGCGCCTCGGTGTACGTCGGCGACCACCTCGGCGACGTACGCGGCGCGCGAGCGGCGGGCGCCCTGTCCGTGGCCGTTCCGACGGGGCCCTGCGACGCCGCTGAGCTGCGGGAAGCCGGTGCGGACGTCATTCTGGACGACCTCACGGCCTTCCCCGCCTGGCTGGCCGGCTACTGCGAGACGGTGGCGGCGCGCGCCTGA
- a CDS encoding ABC transporter substrate-binding protein has product MTRPLHRGLAAGSLAVTAALTLAACGSDAGDGKTAPSADGGTRTVKTAMGDVKVPAAPKRVVVLDTAELDSAITLGVKPVGSTHTGAESGFLSYLPREKVAGIKDVGEMMSPNLEAVAALKPDLILTSKVRHGALYDELKALAPTVMTENTGYPWKENFQVHADALGKRAEAKRVVAGYTARAAKVTDAVGGKEKAAKTNVNVVRFIEGADIRIYGRKNYIATVLADVGLGRPAVADKAKDGFSYDVSPEKINLAGEDADVVFHSTYGDPEKAKETRTLNSGLWKNMPAAKADKVFGVDDELWIQGIGYTAANKILDELRGHLAT; this is encoded by the coding sequence ATGACGCGACCCCTCCACCGCGGCCTCGCCGCCGGCTCCCTCGCCGTGACCGCCGCCCTCACGCTCGCCGCCTGCGGGTCCGACGCCGGCGACGGCAAGACGGCGCCGTCCGCCGACGGCGGGACCCGCACCGTCAAGACCGCCATGGGCGACGTGAAGGTCCCGGCCGCCCCGAAGCGGGTGGTCGTCCTCGACACCGCCGAACTGGACTCCGCCATCACGCTCGGCGTGAAGCCGGTCGGCTCCACGCACACCGGCGCCGAGTCGGGTTTCCTGAGCTACCTGCCCAGGGAGAAGGTCGCGGGCATCAAGGACGTCGGCGAGATGATGAGCCCCAACCTGGAGGCCGTCGCCGCTCTCAAGCCCGACCTCATCCTCACGAGCAAGGTACGCCACGGCGCGCTGTACGACGAACTCAAGGCGCTCGCGCCGACCGTGATGACCGAGAACACCGGCTACCCCTGGAAGGAGAACTTCCAGGTCCACGCCGACGCGCTGGGCAAGCGGGCCGAGGCGAAGCGAGTGGTCGCCGGCTACACCGCGCGCGCCGCGAAGGTCACCGACGCGGTCGGCGGCAAGGAGAAGGCCGCGAAGACCAACGTCAACGTGGTGCGGTTCATCGAGGGCGCGGACATCCGCATCTACGGCCGGAAGAACTACATCGCGACGGTCCTGGCCGACGTCGGCCTGGGCCGCCCGGCCGTCGCCGACAAGGCGAAGGACGGATTCTCGTACGACGTGAGCCCCGAGAAGATCAACCTCGCGGGCGAGGACGCCGACGTCGTCTTCCACTCGACGTACGGCGACCCGGAGAAGGCCAAGGAGACCCGGACGCTGAACAGCGGGCTGTGGAAGAACATGCCCGCCGCGAAGGCGGACAAGGTCTTCGGCGTCGACGACGAGCTGTGGATCCAGGGCATCGGCTACACCGCCGCCAACAAGATCCTCGACGAGTTGCGCGGCCACCTGGCCACGTAG
- a CDS encoding 1,4-dihydroxy-6-naphthoate synthase gives MTTDAPLKIAYSPCPNDTFVFDAWAHGRVPGAPALDVTFADIDITNGMAERGEFDVLKVSYAVLPWVLDEYALLPCGGALGRGCGPLVLTREPGVDLTGKRVAVPSERSTAYLLFRLWAAEVVPGGVGEIVVMPFHDIMPAVRDGKADAGLVIHEARFTYQDYGLHSLADMGEHWENTTGLPIPLGAIIAKRSLGAERLRELADAARTSVRMAWDDPLVSRPYVLEHAQEMDPAVADQHIGLYVNEFTADLGESGYAAVRGLLTRAAAEGLVPPLGGGVLEFV, from the coding sequence ATGACCACTGACGCGCCGCTGAAGATCGCCTACTCGCCCTGCCCGAACGACACGTTCGTCTTCGACGCCTGGGCGCACGGCCGGGTGCCGGGCGCGCCCGCGCTCGATGTCACCTTCGCGGACATCGACATCACCAACGGGATGGCGGAGCGCGGGGAGTTCGACGTGCTCAAGGTGTCGTACGCCGTGCTGCCCTGGGTCCTGGACGAGTACGCGCTGCTGCCCTGCGGCGGGGCCCTCGGGCGGGGCTGCGGGCCACTGGTGCTCACGCGCGAGCCCGGGGTCGACCTCACCGGCAAGCGGGTGGCCGTGCCGAGCGAGCGTTCGACGGCGTATCTGCTGTTCCGGCTGTGGGCGGCGGAGGTCGTGCCGGGCGGGGTCGGCGAGATCGTCGTCATGCCGTTCCACGACATCATGCCGGCGGTGCGCGACGGCAAGGCCGACGCGGGCCTCGTCATCCACGAGGCGCGCTTCACGTACCAGGACTACGGGCTGCACTCCCTCGCCGACATGGGCGAGCACTGGGAGAACACGACCGGTCTGCCGATCCCCCTCGGCGCGATCATCGCCAAGCGCTCGCTGGGCGCGGAGCGCCTGCGCGAGCTGGCGGACGCGGCGCGGACCTCGGTGCGGATGGCCTGGGACGACCCGCTGGTGTCGCGTCCGTACGTGCTGGAGCACGCCCAGGAGATGGACCCGGCGGTGGCGGACCAGCACATCGGGCTGTACGTGAACGAGTTCACGGCCGACCTCGGGGAGAGCGGCTACGCGGCGGTGCGGGGGCTGCTCACGCGGGCCGCGGCCGAGGGGCTGGTTCCGCCCCTCGGCGGCGGCGTGCTGGAGTTCGTCTGA
- a CDS encoding DUF3027 domain-containing protein, giving the protein MSAATTRSRTPDRLCAEAVDLARAAAEEAAFPGVVGEHVSLFAEGDRVVTHLFECKEPGYLGWRWAVTVTRASRAKLVTLNETVLLPGPESLLAPEWVPWSERLRPGDMGPGDLLPTEAEDLRLEPGYSGEDAPPPDSAVSEEMAELVEAEDAEVTGGAPATLPLVPTRGSIAAVAEELGMRRARVLSRYGLHIAADRWDEAYGAKTPMAQAAPATCVSCAFLVPLAGSLRQAFGVCANEYSPADGRVVSLAYGCGGHSEAAVMPKPLRPAPPVLDSMATDAFPLRPDPEGGSVPATPDPTEDLGHS; this is encoded by the coding sequence GTGAGTGCTGCGACGACGCGAAGCCGAACCCCTGACCGCCTGTGCGCCGAGGCGGTAGACCTTGCCCGGGCGGCGGCCGAGGAGGCCGCCTTCCCCGGGGTGGTCGGCGAGCATGTCTCCCTCTTCGCCGAGGGTGACCGGGTGGTCACCCACCTCTTCGAATGCAAGGAACCCGGATACCTGGGCTGGCGCTGGGCGGTGACGGTCACCCGCGCCTCGCGGGCCAAGCTGGTCACCCTCAACGAGACCGTGCTCCTGCCGGGGCCCGAGTCCCTGCTGGCGCCGGAGTGGGTGCCGTGGAGCGAGCGGCTGCGGCCGGGGGACATGGGTCCGGGCGACCTCCTGCCCACCGAGGCGGAGGACCTGCGCCTGGAGCCGGGCTACTCCGGCGAGGACGCGCCGCCGCCGGACTCGGCCGTCTCGGAGGAGATGGCGGAGCTCGTCGAGGCGGAGGACGCCGAGGTCACGGGCGGCGCGCCGGCGACCCTTCCGCTGGTACCGACGCGCGGTTCGATCGCGGCGGTCGCCGAGGAGCTGGGGATGCGACGGGCACGTGTCCTGTCGCGGTACGGGCTGCACATCGCGGCGGACCGCTGGGACGAGGCGTACGGGGCGAAGACCCCGATGGCGCAGGCGGCGCCGGCCACGTGTGTCTCCTGTGCCTTCCTGGTTCCGCTGGCCGGGTCGCTCCGCCAGGCGTTCGGAGTCTGCGCGAACGAGTACTCCCCCGCGGACGGGCGCGTCGTGTCGCTCGCCTACGGCTGTGGTGGCCACTCGGAGGCGGCGGTCATGCCGAAGCCGCTGCGGCCGGCGCCGCCGGTGCTGGACTCGATGGCCACGGACGCGTTCCCGCTCCGCCCGGACCCGGAGGGCGGCTCGGTCCCGGCCACCCCGGACCCCACCGAGGACCTGGGCCACTCCTGA
- a CDS encoding ABC transporter ATP-binding protein → MSRLTARGLTLAYEDRTVVHELDLAVPDGRVTVIVGPNACGKSTTLRALGRLLKPRRGAVLLDGAELAKIPTRRIAQQIGLLPQTPVAPEAITVADLVARGRQPHQHWWQQWSDEDERAVTDAMARTDVTALAERPVDALSGGQRQRVWIAMALAQETDLLLLDEPTTYLDISHQVEVLDLVRQLNHDQGRTVVTVLHDLNQAARYADHLVAMKEGRVVAEGHPRDIVTADLVQEVFGLSSVVVPDPVTGSPLVIPGAPWTPPGPLPGPEVAGGDAPGPLPEPEVAGGGAPGALPEPADLPPRKAPTS, encoded by the coding sequence GTGAGCAGGCTCACCGCGCGCGGGCTGACGCTCGCCTACGAGGACCGTACGGTCGTGCACGAGCTCGACCTGGCCGTACCCGACGGCCGGGTGACCGTCATCGTCGGCCCGAACGCATGCGGAAAGTCCACCACCCTGCGCGCACTCGGCCGGCTGCTCAAGCCCCGCCGCGGCGCGGTGCTGCTCGACGGCGCCGAGCTGGCGAAGATCCCGACCAGGAGGATCGCGCAGCAGATCGGCCTCCTGCCCCAGACCCCCGTCGCCCCCGAGGCCATCACCGTCGCCGACCTGGTGGCGCGGGGCCGCCAGCCGCACCAGCACTGGTGGCAGCAGTGGTCCGACGAGGACGAGCGGGCGGTGACGGACGCCATGGCCCGTACGGACGTCACCGCGCTCGCGGAGCGGCCCGTCGACGCGCTGTCCGGCGGCCAGCGTCAGAGGGTGTGGATCGCCATGGCGCTCGCCCAGGAGACGGACCTCCTGCTGCTGGACGAGCCGACGACGTATCTCGACATCTCCCACCAGGTGGAGGTACTGGACCTGGTGCGCCAGCTCAACCACGACCAGGGCCGGACGGTCGTCACGGTCCTCCACGACCTCAACCAGGCGGCCAGGTACGCCGACCACCTGGTCGCGATGAAGGAGGGCCGGGTGGTCGCCGAGGGCCACCCGCGCGACATCGTCACGGCGGATCTCGTACAGGAGGTCTTCGGGCTCTCCTCAGTGGTCGTCCCCGACCCGGTGACCGGCTCCCCCCTGGTGATCCCCGGCGCCCCCTGGACCCCACCCGGCCCGCTCCCCGGGCCAGAGGTGGCCGGAGGGGACGCGCCCGGCCCGCTCCCCGAACCCGAAGTGGCCGGAGGGGGCGCGCCGGGCGCCCTCCCCGAGCCCGCCGACCTGCCTCCCCGAAAGGCGCCCACCTCATGA
- a CDS encoding FecCD family ABC transporter permease, with amino-acid sequence MTTDATAGVRPAGYALVRAGRGRFLLHRRAAVVAGSLALVLAGVCVAYLCVGESSVPPAEVLKVLFGQPSANELVVGTLRLPRMTVGLLVGAAFAVAGALIQTVARNPLASPDIIGVSQGASALTVGAMTFGITSYAVLPYLSVAGGVLAAALVYAFAWRGGLHATRFVLIGIGFAIALRSITHLFLTKGDYLVAQQAQIWMTGSLNGRGWDEAAPLAWVLLAMLPAVLWATRAQRSVSLDDDTATALGVRLGRVRLGLVLTGVVLASVATGTAGPVDFVALLAPQIARRMTRTAQIPLLCSALTGALVVVLADLLAKRLLSPTELPVGVLTAAVGAPYLIWLIVKGRTGGKA; translated from the coding sequence GTGACGACCGACGCGACGGCCGGGGTCCGCCCGGCGGGCTACGCACTCGTACGGGCCGGGCGGGGGCGGTTCCTGCTGCACCGGCGGGCGGCCGTGGTCGCGGGGTCCCTCGCGCTCGTACTCGCCGGGGTGTGCGTCGCGTACCTGTGCGTCGGCGAGAGCAGCGTCCCGCCCGCCGAGGTGCTGAAGGTCCTCTTCGGGCAGCCGTCGGCGAACGAGCTCGTCGTGGGAACGCTCCGGCTGCCCCGCATGACCGTCGGGCTGCTCGTCGGGGCGGCGTTCGCCGTGGCCGGCGCGCTGATCCAGACCGTCGCGCGCAACCCCCTCGCCAGCCCCGACATCATCGGCGTCAGCCAGGGCGCGAGCGCGCTCACCGTCGGGGCCATGACGTTCGGCATCACCTCCTACGCCGTACTCCCGTACCTCTCCGTCGCCGGCGGAGTCCTCGCCGCCGCTCTCGTCTACGCCTTCGCCTGGCGCGGCGGACTGCACGCCACCCGCTTCGTGCTCATCGGCATCGGCTTCGCGATCGCGCTGCGCTCCATCACCCACCTCTTCCTCACCAAGGGCGACTACCTCGTCGCCCAGCAGGCCCAGATCTGGATGACCGGCTCCCTCAACGGGCGCGGCTGGGACGAGGCGGCCCCGCTGGCCTGGGTGCTCCTCGCCATGCTGCCCGCCGTGCTCTGGGCCACCCGCGCCCAGCGGAGCGTGTCGCTGGACGACGACACCGCGACCGCGCTCGGCGTACGGCTGGGGCGGGTGCGCCTGGGACTGGTGCTCACCGGGGTCGTGCTCGCATCGGTCGCCACCGGAACGGCGGGCCCCGTCGACTTCGTCGCACTGCTCGCACCCCAGATCGCCCGCCGCATGACCCGCACCGCGCAGATCCCGCTGCTCTGCTCGGCCCTCACGGGCGCACTCGTCGTCGTACTGGCGGACCTGCTGGCCAAACGCCTGCTGTCGCCCACCGAACTTCCGGTGGGCGTACTGACGGCGGCGGTCGGCGCCCCGTACCTGATCTGGCTGATCGTCAAAGGCCGTACTGGAGGCAAGGCGTGA
- a CDS encoding FecCD family ABC transporter permease codes for MRAATSHPRRALVTRRIGWTAAAVAALLLSVLLSLAVGARTTAPSEVIDVLLHGGHSDAAEVVRTMRVPRTLIGLMVGAALALAGTVLQGITRNPIADPGILGISQGASVGVVLAIAFAGIHSLSGYVWFAFAGAALASVAVYAVAASGRGGATPVKLALGGAAINALLASVTMAVLTTQAAALDEFRFWQVGSVAGRDAEVVGQIWPFLLAGVVLVASVARGLDALALGEDVAKGLGQNVATVRIVGGIGATVLTGAGVAAAGTIAFVGLAVPHIARAIVGSDHRWVLPMAALIGPVMLLVSDVVGRIVFPPGEVPAGVMTALIGVPFLVALVRRKAVPA; via the coding sequence ATGCGAGCCGCCACCAGCCACCCGCGACGCGCCCTGGTGACCCGCCGCATCGGCTGGACGGCCGCGGCCGTCGCCGCCCTGCTGCTGTCCGTCCTGCTCAGCCTCGCCGTCGGGGCACGGACCACAGCGCCGTCCGAGGTCATCGACGTACTGCTGCACGGCGGTCACAGCGATGCCGCCGAGGTCGTACGGACCATGCGGGTGCCGCGCACGCTCATCGGGCTGATGGTCGGCGCCGCGCTCGCACTCGCCGGAACCGTGCTCCAGGGCATCACCCGCAATCCCATCGCCGACCCCGGAATCCTGGGCATCAGCCAGGGCGCGTCCGTGGGCGTGGTTCTCGCCATCGCCTTCGCCGGAATCCACTCGCTCTCCGGTTACGTCTGGTTCGCCTTCGCCGGAGCGGCGCTCGCCTCGGTCGCGGTGTACGCCGTCGCGGCGAGCGGGCGCGGCGGCGCGACACCGGTGAAGCTCGCGCTGGGCGGCGCCGCGATCAACGCGCTGCTCGCCTCCGTGACGATGGCGGTCCTGACGACGCAGGCGGCGGCGCTCGACGAGTTCCGGTTCTGGCAGGTCGGGTCCGTCGCCGGGCGGGACGCGGAGGTCGTCGGCCAGATCTGGCCGTTCCTGCTCGCAGGCGTCGTGCTCGTCGCCTCCGTCGCACGCGGACTGGACGCGCTGGCGCTGGGCGAGGACGTGGCGAAGGGGCTCGGCCAGAACGTCGCGACCGTACGGATCGTCGGCGGCATCGGCGCCACGGTCCTGACCGGCGCGGGGGTCGCCGCGGCCGGCACGATCGCCTTCGTGGGCCTCGCCGTCCCGCACATCGCGCGCGCGATCGTGGGCAGCGACCACCGGTGGGTACTGCCGATGGCGGCGCTGATCGGACCGGTGATGCTGCTGGTGTCCGATGTCGTCGGCCGGATCGTCTTCCCGCCGGGCGAGGTCCCGGCGGGCGTGATGACGGCGCTGATCGGCGTGCCGTTCCTGGTGGCCCTGGTACGACGGAAGGCGGTGCCGGCGTGA
- a CDS encoding MFS transporter, which translates to MAAAKSSDGSGPLSRTGRAVGRALHLPITGTAKGIRRATHAHGAGESGLGKLIELHAVNGAGDVMITVALASTVFFSVPTDEARGRVALYLAVTMAPFTLLAPVVGPLLDRIPHGRRAAMAGAMLARALLALAMSGAVATGGLELYPAALGVLVSSKAYGVVRSAVVPRLLPPGFSLVKANSRVTLAGLLATGAAAPIGIGLQQIGPAWPLFGACALFVAGTVLAFTMPHKVDSAKGERKAMLLEHGHAPRRPGLRTVGPSVLHGLQANAAHRALSGFLIFFLAFLIREHPLSGQSAAVSLAVVGISAGVGNACGTAIGALLKSRGPELIIATVLLLTLGVAVFAAVFFGGLMVAVLGATAGLCQALAKLSLDALIQRDVPEEVRTSAFARSETLLQMAWVVGGAIGIALPLNGSLGMAVAAGILATGAALSVRGLLSAARRGSPHPRVA; encoded by the coding sequence GTGGCTGCCGCAAAGTCGTCCGACGGATCCGGTCCACTCAGCAGAACGGGCCGGGCGGTCGGCCGTGCCCTGCACCTGCCCATCACCGGTACGGCGAAGGGAATCCGCCGCGCCACGCACGCACACGGCGCGGGCGAGTCGGGCCTCGGCAAGCTGATCGAGCTGCACGCCGTGAACGGCGCGGGCGACGTCATGATCACGGTCGCCCTCGCCTCCACCGTCTTCTTCTCCGTCCCGACGGACGAGGCACGGGGCCGCGTGGCCCTCTACCTCGCCGTCACCATGGCACCGTTCACCCTCCTCGCCCCCGTGGTCGGCCCGCTCCTGGACCGGATCCCGCACGGCCGCCGCGCCGCGATGGCCGGCGCGATGCTGGCCCGTGCCCTGCTCGCGCTCGCGATGTCGGGCGCGGTGGCGACGGGGGGCCTGGAGCTCTACCCGGCGGCACTGGGCGTGCTGGTGTCCTCGAAGGCGTACGGCGTCGTACGGAGCGCCGTCGTCCCACGCCTCCTCCCACCCGGCTTCTCCCTCGTGAAGGCCAACTCGCGGGTGACCCTGGCCGGGCTGCTCGCGACGGGCGCCGCCGCGCCCATCGGGATCGGGCTCCAGCAGATCGGCCCGGCCTGGCCGTTGTTCGGGGCGTGCGCGCTGTTCGTCGCCGGTACGGTGCTGGCCTTCACGATGCCGCACAAGGTCGACTCCGCGAAGGGCGAGCGCAAGGCCATGCTCCTGGAGCACGGCCACGCGCCGCGCCGCCCCGGCCTGCGCACTGTCGGGCCTTCCGTACTGCACGGCCTCCAGGCCAACGCGGCGCATCGCGCCCTCTCCGGCTTCCTGATCTTCTTCCTGGCGTTCCTCATCCGCGAGCATCCGCTCTCCGGGCAGAGCGCGGCCGTGTCGCTGGCGGTCGTCGGCATCTCGGCCGGTGTGGGCAACGCTTGCGGAACGGCCATCGGGGCTCTGCTCAAGTCGCGCGGCCCCGAGCTGATCATCGCGACGGTGCTGCTGCTGACGCTCGGGGTGGCCGTCTTCGCGGCGGTCTTCTTCGGCGGACTGATGGTGGCGGTGCTCGGCGCGACGGCCGGGCTGTGCCAGGCGCTGGCCAAGCTGTCGCTGGACGCGCTGATCCAGCGGGACGTACCCGAGGAGGTACGTACGTCCGCCTTCGCGCGGTCGGAGACGCTGCTCCAGATGGCCTGGGTGGTGGGCGGCGCCATCGGGATCGCCCTGCCGCTGAACGGCTCGCTCGGCATGGCCGTCGCCGCGGGCATCCTGGCGACCGGCGCCGCCCTGTCCGTACGGGGTCTCCTGAGCGCGGCCCGGCGCGGCTCGCCGCACCCCCGCGTGGCGTGA